One Capricornis sumatraensis isolate serow.1 chromosome 8, serow.2, whole genome shotgun sequence genomic region harbors:
- the LLGL2 gene encoding LLGL scribble cell polarity complex component 2 isoform X2: MRRFLRPGHDPARERLKRDLFQFNKTVEHGFPHQPSALGYSPSLRILAIGTRSGAVKLYGAPGVEFMGLHRENNAVVQIHFLPGQCQLVTLLDDNSLHLWSLKVKGGVSELQEDETFTLRGPPGAAPSATQITVVLPHSSRQLLYLGTESGNVFAVQLPAFHALEDQAISSDAVLQRLPEEARHRRVFEMVEALQEHPWDPNQILIGYSRGLVVIWDLQGSRVLCHFLSSQQLENVFWQRDSRLIVSCHSDGSYCQWRMVSDSPQPEPLRSCVPYGPFPCKAITKIFWLTTKQGLPFTIFQGGMPRASYGDRHCISVVHNGQQTAFDFTSRVIDFTVLVEVDPAAAFDDPYALVVLAEEELVVIDLQTAGWPPVQPPYLASLHCSAITCSHHVSNIPLKLWERIIAAGSRQSTHFSTMEWPIDGGTSLAPAPPQRDLLLTGHEDGTVRFWDASGVCLRLLYKLSTVRVFLTDTDPNESLSAQGEEEWPPLRKVGSFDPYSDDPRLGIQKIFLCKYSGYLAVAGTAGQVLVLELNDEEAEHAVEQVEADLLRDQEGYRWKGHERLCARPGPVRFEPGFQPFVLVQCQPPAVVTSLALHSEWRLVAFGTSHGFGLFDHQQRRQVFVKCTLHPSDQLALEGPLSRVKSLKKSLRQSFRRIRRSRVSSRKRQPAGPPGEVQEGSSRAERTGLQNMELAPVQRKIEARSAEDSFTGFVRTLYFADTYLRDSSRHCPSLWAGTNGGTVYAFALRVPPAERRMDEPVRAEQAKEIQLMHRAPVVGILVLDGRSVPLPEPLEVAHDLSKSPDMQGSHQLLVVSEEQFKVFTLPKVSARLKLKLTALEGSRVRRVSAARFSSCRAEDYGEHHLAVLTNLGDVQVVSLPLLKPQVRYSCIRREDVSGIASCVFTKYGQGFYLISPSEFERFSLSTKWLVEPRCLVDSAESKNRSHPRNGSGPEKSLGRARNSGSQSDGEGVLKEIQSTLEGDRGSCGDWRSQRVAVGYSLSNGGAE; the protein is encoded by the exons CTATGGTGCCCCAGGGGTGGAGTTCATGGGCCTGCACCGCGAGAACAACGCTGTGGTGCAGATCCACTTCCTGCCTGGCCAG TGCCAGCTGGTCACCCTGCTGGATGACAACAGCCTGCACCTGTGGAGTCTAAAAGTCAAAGGTGGGGTGTCGGAGCTGCAGGAAGATGAGACGTTCACGCTACGTGGCCCCCCAGG GGCTGCCCCCAGCGCCACGCAGATCACTGTCGTCCTGCCACACTCCTCCCGCCAGCTGCTCTACCTGGGCACCGAGAGTGGCAACGTGTTCGCAGTGCAACTGCCGGCCTTTCACGCGCTGGAGGACCAGGCCATCAGCTCAGACGCCGTGCTGCAGCG GTTGCCAGAGGAGGCACGCCACCGGCGGGTGTTTGAGATGGTGGAGGCTCTGCAGGAGCATCCCTGGGACCCCAACCAGATCCTTATTGGCTACAGCCGGGGCCTCGTCGTCATCTGGGACCTGCAGGGCAGCCGCGTGCTCTGTCATTTCCTCAGCAGCCAG CAACTGGAAAACGTCTTCTGGCAGCGGGACAGCCGTCTGATCGTCAGCTGCCATTCTGACGGCAGCTACTGCCAATGGCGCATGGTCAGCGACAGCCCGCAGCCGGAGCCCCTGCGCAGCTGTGTGCCTTACG GTCCTTTTCCTTGCAAAGCTATTACCAAAATCTTCTGGCTGACCACCAAGCAGGG GttgcccttcaccatcttccagggCGGCATGCCACGGGCCAGCTACGGGGACCGCCACTGCATCTCGGTGGTCCACAACGGCCAGCAGACAGCCTTCGACTTCACCTCCCGCGTCATTGACTTCACTGTCCTCGTCGAGGTGGACCCTGCGGCCG CCTTCGATGACCCCTATGCCCTGGTGGTGCTGGCCGAGGAGGAGCTGGTGGTGATTGACCTGCAGACGGCTGGTTGGCCGCCAGTCCAGCCTCCCTACCTGGCCTCCCTGCACTGCTCTGCCATCACCTGCTCCCACCACGTCTCCAACATCCCACTGAAGCTGTGGGAACGCATCATAGCCGCCGGCAGCCGGCAGAGCACACACTTCTCCACCATG GAGTGGCCCATTGACGGCGGCACCAGCCTGGCCCCGGCCCCACCGCAGAGGGACCTGCTGCTCACAGG GCATGAGGATGGCACGGTGCGGTTCTGGGACGCCTCGGGCGTCTGCCTGCGACTGCTCTACAAACTCAGCACCGTGCGGGTGTTCCTCACTGACACAGACCCCAACGAGAGCCTCAGTGCCCAGGGCGAGGAAGAGTGGCCGCCCCTCCGCAAG GTGGGCTCCTTTGACCCCTATAGTGACGATCCTCGGCTGGGCATCCAGAAGATTTTCCTCTGCAAATACAGCGGCTACCTGGCTGTGGCCGGCACAGCAGGGCAG GTGCTCGTGCTGGAGCTGAACGACGAGGAGGCAGAGCACGCGGTGGAGCAGGTGGAGGCCGACCTGCTGCGGGACCAGGAGGGCTACCGCTGGAAGGGCCACGAGCGCCTGTGTGCCCGCCCAGGGCCGGTGCGCTTCGAGCCCGGCTTCCAGCCCTTTGTGCTGGTGCAGTGCCAGCCCCCGGCTGTGGTCACCTCCTTGGCCCTGCACTCTGAGTGGCGGCTCGTGGCCTTTGGCACCAGCCACGGCTTTGGCCTCTTTGACCACCAGCAGCGGCGGCAGGTCTTTGTCAA GTGCACGCTGCACCCCAGTGACCAGCTCGCTCTGGAGGGCCCGCTGTCCCGCGTGAAGTCCCTGAAGAAGTCCCTGCGTCAGTCCTTCCGTCGGATCCGCCGCAGCCGGGTGTCCAGCAGGAAGCGGCAGCCCGCCGGCCCTCCGGGAGAG GTGCAGGAGGGAAGCAGCAGGGCAGAGCGGACCGGCCTGCAGAACATGGAGCTGGCGCCCGTGCAGCGCAAGATTGAGGCACGGTCAGCAGAGGACTCCTTCACAGGCTTCGTCCGGACCCTCTACTTCGCTGACACCTACCTGAGGGACA GTTCCCGCCACTGCCCCTCGCTGTGGGCTGGCACCAACGGTGGTACTGTCTACGCCTTTGCCCTGCGCGTGCCCCCTGCCGAGCGGAGAATGGATGAGCCAGTGCGGGCGGAGCAGG CCAAGGAGATCCAGCTAATGCACCGAGCGCCCGTGGTGGGCATCCTGGTGCTGGACGGACGCAGCGTGCCCCTTCCCGAGCCCCTGGAAGTGGCCCACGATCTGTCAAAGAGCCCGGACATGCAGGGGAGCCACCAGCTGCTCGTCGTGTCGGAGGAGCAGTTCAAG GTGTTCACGCTGCCCAAGGTCAGTGCccggctgaagctgaagctgacggCCCTGGAGGGCTCGCGGGTGCGGCGGGTCAGCGCGGCCCGCTTCAGCAGCTGTCGGGCCGAGGACTACGGGGAGCATCACTTGGCCGTCCTCACCAACCTGGGCGACGTCCAGGTGGTCTCACTGCCCCTGCTCAAGCCCCAGGTGCGGTACAGCTGCATCCGCCGGGAGGATGTCAGCGGCATCGCATCATGCGTCTTCACCAAATACGGCCAAG GTTTCTACCTGATCTCACCCTCCGAGTTTGAGCGCTTCTCTCTTTCCACCAAGTGGCTAGTTGAGCCCCGATGTCTGGTGGATTCAGCAGAATCAAAGAACCGCAGCCACCCGCGCAATGGATCAGGCCCCGAGAAGTCTTTGGGCCGAGCCAG GAACTCAGGGAGCCAGAGTGATGGAGAAG gggttctgaaggagatccagaGCACGCTGGAGGGAGACCGAGG GAGCTGTGGCGATTGGCGTTCTCAGAGAGTGGCCGTGGGGTACAGCCTCAGCAACGGGGGAG CGGAGTGA
- the LLGL2 gene encoding LLGL scribble cell polarity complex component 2 isoform X1, which produces MRRFLRPGHDPARERLKRDLFQFNKTVEHGFPHQPSALGYSPSLRILAIGTRSGAVKLYGAPGVEFMGLHRENNAVVQIHFLPGQCQLVTLLDDNSLHLWSLKVKGGVSELQEDETFTLRGPPGAAPSATQITVVLPHSSRQLLYLGTESGNVFAVQLPAFHALEDQAISSDAVLQRLPEEARHRRVFEMVEALQEHPWDPNQILIGYSRGLVVIWDLQGSRVLCHFLSSQQLENVFWQRDSRLIVSCHSDGSYCQWRMVSDSPQPEPLRSCVPYGPFPCKAITKIFWLTTKQGLPFTIFQGGMPRASYGDRHCISVVHNGQQTAFDFTSRVIDFTVLVEVDPAAAFDDPYALVVLAEEELVVIDLQTAGWPPVQPPYLASLHCSAITCSHHVSNIPLKLWERIIAAGSRQSTHFSTMEWPIDGGTSLAPAPPQRDLLLTGHEDGTVRFWDASGVCLRLLYKLSTVRVFLTDTDPNESLSAQGEEEWPPLRKVGSFDPYSDDPRLGIQKIFLCKYSGYLAVAGTAGQVLVLELNDEEAEHAVEQVEADLLRDQEGYRWKGHERLCARPGPVRFEPGFQPFVLVQCQPPAVVTSLALHSEWRLVAFGTSHGFGLFDHQQRRQVFVKCTLHPSDQLALEGPLSRVKSLKKSLRQSFRRIRRSRVSSRKRQPAGPPGEVQEGSSRAERTGLQNMELAPVQRKIEARSAEDSFTGFVRTLYFADTYLRDSSRHCPSLWAGTNGGTVYAFALRVPPAERRMDEPVRAEQAKEIQLMHRAPVVGILVLDGRSVPLPEPLEVAHDLSKSPDMQGSHQLLVVSEEQFKVFTLPKVSARLKLKLTALEGSRVRRVSAARFSSCRAEDYGEHHLAVLTNLGDVQVVSLPLLKPQVRYSCIRREDVSGIASCVFTKYGQGFYLISPSEFERFSLSTKWLVEPRCLVDSAESKNRSHPRNGSGPEKSLGRARNSGSQSDGEERRSGPVMEHALLNDERVLKEIQSTLEGDRGSCGDWRSQRVAVGYSLSNGGAE; this is translated from the exons CTATGGTGCCCCAGGGGTGGAGTTCATGGGCCTGCACCGCGAGAACAACGCTGTGGTGCAGATCCACTTCCTGCCTGGCCAG TGCCAGCTGGTCACCCTGCTGGATGACAACAGCCTGCACCTGTGGAGTCTAAAAGTCAAAGGTGGGGTGTCGGAGCTGCAGGAAGATGAGACGTTCACGCTACGTGGCCCCCCAGG GGCTGCCCCCAGCGCCACGCAGATCACTGTCGTCCTGCCACACTCCTCCCGCCAGCTGCTCTACCTGGGCACCGAGAGTGGCAACGTGTTCGCAGTGCAACTGCCGGCCTTTCACGCGCTGGAGGACCAGGCCATCAGCTCAGACGCCGTGCTGCAGCG GTTGCCAGAGGAGGCACGCCACCGGCGGGTGTTTGAGATGGTGGAGGCTCTGCAGGAGCATCCCTGGGACCCCAACCAGATCCTTATTGGCTACAGCCGGGGCCTCGTCGTCATCTGGGACCTGCAGGGCAGCCGCGTGCTCTGTCATTTCCTCAGCAGCCAG CAACTGGAAAACGTCTTCTGGCAGCGGGACAGCCGTCTGATCGTCAGCTGCCATTCTGACGGCAGCTACTGCCAATGGCGCATGGTCAGCGACAGCCCGCAGCCGGAGCCCCTGCGCAGCTGTGTGCCTTACG GTCCTTTTCCTTGCAAAGCTATTACCAAAATCTTCTGGCTGACCACCAAGCAGGG GttgcccttcaccatcttccagggCGGCATGCCACGGGCCAGCTACGGGGACCGCCACTGCATCTCGGTGGTCCACAACGGCCAGCAGACAGCCTTCGACTTCACCTCCCGCGTCATTGACTTCACTGTCCTCGTCGAGGTGGACCCTGCGGCCG CCTTCGATGACCCCTATGCCCTGGTGGTGCTGGCCGAGGAGGAGCTGGTGGTGATTGACCTGCAGACGGCTGGTTGGCCGCCAGTCCAGCCTCCCTACCTGGCCTCCCTGCACTGCTCTGCCATCACCTGCTCCCACCACGTCTCCAACATCCCACTGAAGCTGTGGGAACGCATCATAGCCGCCGGCAGCCGGCAGAGCACACACTTCTCCACCATG GAGTGGCCCATTGACGGCGGCACCAGCCTGGCCCCGGCCCCACCGCAGAGGGACCTGCTGCTCACAGG GCATGAGGATGGCACGGTGCGGTTCTGGGACGCCTCGGGCGTCTGCCTGCGACTGCTCTACAAACTCAGCACCGTGCGGGTGTTCCTCACTGACACAGACCCCAACGAGAGCCTCAGTGCCCAGGGCGAGGAAGAGTGGCCGCCCCTCCGCAAG GTGGGCTCCTTTGACCCCTATAGTGACGATCCTCGGCTGGGCATCCAGAAGATTTTCCTCTGCAAATACAGCGGCTACCTGGCTGTGGCCGGCACAGCAGGGCAG GTGCTCGTGCTGGAGCTGAACGACGAGGAGGCAGAGCACGCGGTGGAGCAGGTGGAGGCCGACCTGCTGCGGGACCAGGAGGGCTACCGCTGGAAGGGCCACGAGCGCCTGTGTGCCCGCCCAGGGCCGGTGCGCTTCGAGCCCGGCTTCCAGCCCTTTGTGCTGGTGCAGTGCCAGCCCCCGGCTGTGGTCACCTCCTTGGCCCTGCACTCTGAGTGGCGGCTCGTGGCCTTTGGCACCAGCCACGGCTTTGGCCTCTTTGACCACCAGCAGCGGCGGCAGGTCTTTGTCAA GTGCACGCTGCACCCCAGTGACCAGCTCGCTCTGGAGGGCCCGCTGTCCCGCGTGAAGTCCCTGAAGAAGTCCCTGCGTCAGTCCTTCCGTCGGATCCGCCGCAGCCGGGTGTCCAGCAGGAAGCGGCAGCCCGCCGGCCCTCCGGGAGAG GTGCAGGAGGGAAGCAGCAGGGCAGAGCGGACCGGCCTGCAGAACATGGAGCTGGCGCCCGTGCAGCGCAAGATTGAGGCACGGTCAGCAGAGGACTCCTTCACAGGCTTCGTCCGGACCCTCTACTTCGCTGACACCTACCTGAGGGACA GTTCCCGCCACTGCCCCTCGCTGTGGGCTGGCACCAACGGTGGTACTGTCTACGCCTTTGCCCTGCGCGTGCCCCCTGCCGAGCGGAGAATGGATGAGCCAGTGCGGGCGGAGCAGG CCAAGGAGATCCAGCTAATGCACCGAGCGCCCGTGGTGGGCATCCTGGTGCTGGACGGACGCAGCGTGCCCCTTCCCGAGCCCCTGGAAGTGGCCCACGATCTGTCAAAGAGCCCGGACATGCAGGGGAGCCACCAGCTGCTCGTCGTGTCGGAGGAGCAGTTCAAG GTGTTCACGCTGCCCAAGGTCAGTGCccggctgaagctgaagctgacggCCCTGGAGGGCTCGCGGGTGCGGCGGGTCAGCGCGGCCCGCTTCAGCAGCTGTCGGGCCGAGGACTACGGGGAGCATCACTTGGCCGTCCTCACCAACCTGGGCGACGTCCAGGTGGTCTCACTGCCCCTGCTCAAGCCCCAGGTGCGGTACAGCTGCATCCGCCGGGAGGATGTCAGCGGCATCGCATCATGCGTCTTCACCAAATACGGCCAAG GTTTCTACCTGATCTCACCCTCCGAGTTTGAGCGCTTCTCTCTTTCCACCAAGTGGCTAGTTGAGCCCCGATGTCTGGTGGATTCAGCAGAATCAAAGAACCGCAGCCACCCGCGCAATGGATCAGGCCCCGAGAAGTCTTTGGGCCGAGCCAG GAACTCAGGGAGCCAGAGTGATGGAGAAG AGCGGAGGTCGGGCCCTGTGATGGAGCACGCTCTGCTCAATGACGAGA gggttctgaaggagatccagaGCACGCTGGAGGGAGACCGAGG GAGCTGTGGCGATTGGCGTTCTCAGAGAGTGGCCGTGGGGTACAGCCTCAGCAACGGGGGAG CGGAGTGA